From a single Oreochromis niloticus isolate F11D_XX linkage group LG4, O_niloticus_UMD_NMBU, whole genome shotgun sequence genomic region:
- the ptx4 gene encoding uncharacterized protein ptx4 isoform X2 encodes MGRLTSVERKLRENCYQTEKITADPDQDFFNLTLELRSQEERLAALQIQRDELLIGLKGLLESLKNQATRLAQLEGRLSEVLERNGRQKMTGSGKVEEPVSSNITPREYNEACRRGQTNRGGKKRGKILEGHIQPRAEGSSQIQTDTDHETKPDQLHAAKQSKHLKAQMPESHLQIQVQKENPKIHPDPFQPQAQIQTWAQTQPYPSQHQHQLTLPSINTTHQALSHHQGQTDPQVQRPSRSHSHPQETPHLQDPKQPSRMLPHVPTHYTPEDIQNRTSPGALRPYKSRVSGWDEGEEDKRHTVIHKFLQIPVRHKIPTQPIPKRDATICNVDSMVLFPSASAENYVTFSLSLPALLELSLCLWLRVETPHIGTLLSYATDDSDNQLVLYGHKSSSSSIPFSVSSPSSPSSSPSLDFVIRDPVYRRLQVSALLDAHWHHVCVLWSSIHGRFWHYNDHLLASSGSDFRKGWEIPGGGSVVLGQEQDSVGGGFDPAEGFAGQMAGFRLWNRVLSPLEVEGVAAGRGVPRGVVLGMEDIKEVHGAVHHVACDCLEYCG; translated from the exons ATGGGTCGCCTGACTTCAGTGGAAAGAAAGTTAAGGGAGAACTGCTACCAGACTGAAAAAATAACAGCCGATCCTGATCAGGACTTCTTCAACCTCACTCTAGAGCTCAGAAGTCAAGAGGAGAGACTGGCTGCTCTTCAAATCCAGCGTGATGAGTTGCTGATTGGACTAAAAGGGTTGCTGGAATCCCTGAAAAACCAGGCAACACGCTTGGCCCAACTCGAGGGCCGGCTCAGTGAAGTCCTAGAAAGGAATGGAAGGCAGAAGATGACAGGGTCAGGGAAGGTTGAAGAGCCTGTTAGCTCCAACATCACACCTCGGGAATACAATGAAGCATGCAGAAGAGGTCAGACAAATAGAGGAGGAAAGAAGCGTGGAAAGATTCTGGAAGGACATATCCAACCCAGAGCGGAAGGAAGCAGCCAAATCCAGACGGACACTGATCATGAAACTAAGCCAGACCAACTCCATGCAGCAAAGCAGTCTAAACATTTAAAAGCTCAGATGCCAGAATCTCATCTACAGATACAAGTCCAAAAGGAAAATCCTAAAATACATCCAGACCCTTTCCAGCCCCAGGCCCAGATCCAAACTTGGGCACAGACACAGCCCTATCCTTCCCAGCATCAGCATCAACTAACTCTCCCCAGCATCAACACCACCCACCAGGCTCTGTCTCATCATCAGGGCCAGACTGATCCCCAGGTACAGCGACCATCCCGTTCCCATTCACATCCTCAGGAAACGCCACATTTACAAGACCCAAAACAGCCTTCTAGGATGCTGCCCCATGTTCCAACCCATTATACACCAGAAGACATACAGAACAGGACTAGTCCGGGGGCTCTACGGCCCTATAAGTCAAGAGTTAGTGGATGGGATGAAGGAGAGGAGGACAAAAGGCACACGGTGATCCACAAATTTCTGCAAATTCCTGTCAGGCACAAGATCCCAACACAGCCAATTCCTAAGAGGGATGCAACCA TTTGTAATGTGGACTCCATGGTGTTGTTCCCCTCGGCCTCAGCAGAAAACTACGTCACCTTCTCCCTGAGTCTACCAGCTCTTCTTGAACTCTCTCTGTGCCTGTGGCTTCGTGTGGAGACCCCACATATTGGCACACTGCTCTCCTATGCCACAGATGACAGTGACAATCAGTTAGTTCTCTATGGACACAAGTCCTCGTCTTCGTCTATACCCTTCTCTGTCTCTTCCCCATCCTCACCTTCTTCCTCACCCTCTCTGGACTTTGTCATTAGAGACCCCGTGTATCGTCGTCTCCAGGTGTCGGCGCTTCTGGACGCTCACTGGCATCATGTCTGTGTCCTTTGGTCCTCTATCCACGGTCGATTCTGGCACTACAATGACCACCTCCTCGCCTCCTCAGGCTCTGACTTCAGGAAGGGTTGGGAGATTCCCGGAGGTGGAtctgtggtgctgggacaggAGCAGGACTCTGTTGGTGGAGGGTTTGATCCTGCAGAGGGTTTTGCTGGGCAAATGGCTGGGTTCAGGTTATGGAACCGGGTGCTTAGCCCATTAGAGGTAGAAGGAGTAGCGGCAGGAAGAGGCGTGCCCAGAGGAGTGGTGCTTGGCATGGAAGATATAAAGGAGGTGCATGGGGCGGTGCATCATGTGGCCTGTGATTGTTTAGAGTACTGTGGCTGA